A DNA window from Thermococcus sp. 4557 contains the following coding sequences:
- a CDS encoding biotin-dependent carboxyltransferase family protein → MIELLNVPSLLTVQDSGRPGYRKLGVPVSGFMDDYSARIANYLVGNPGDGPLLEFLLAGPTVRFNASAVFAVAGDVDVKLNGVPIEPWASHWARRGDILEVGTLKSGLYGYIAFAGGVKCEPLLGSCSAYPKANLGRPLKAGDRLSLGYAILTGREGRYLPPELRPDYSAKEKTVRVVLGPNLEHFAEGGIETFLGSSYEVTPESDRMGYRLDGLVIEHSPKGADIVTEPLVPGTVQVPANGKPIVMMRDAQTTGGYAKIAVVSTADLPIVAQSRPGERLRFEAVSVDEARELLIRREKTLRAIKGFLDGKMRAYRIRTGGEELIAFTKVEKE, encoded by the coding sequence ATGATTGAGCTCCTCAACGTTCCTTCACTCCTCACCGTCCAGGACTCCGGAAGGCCCGGCTATAGAAAGCTCGGCGTCCCGGTTTCCGGCTTCATGGACGATTATTCTGCGAGGATAGCCAATTACCTCGTCGGGAACCCTGGTGATGGGCCTCTCCTTGAGTTCCTCCTGGCGGGGCCAACGGTGAGGTTCAACGCTTCAGCGGTCTTCGCCGTCGCTGGAGATGTTGACGTTAAGCTCAACGGCGTTCCCATTGAACCCTGGGCAAGCCACTGGGCGAGGAGAGGGGATATCCTCGAAGTGGGGACACTGAAGAGCGGCCTCTACGGCTACATCGCCTTCGCAGGCGGGGTAAAGTGTGAGCCGCTTCTCGGGAGTTGCTCGGCCTATCCAAAGGCAAACCTCGGAAGGCCGCTGAAGGCCGGCGACAGGTTAAGCCTGGGCTACGCCATCCTGACCGGCAGGGAAGGGCGCTATTTGCCCCCGGAGCTGAGGCCGGACTATTCAGCTAAAGAAAAGACCGTCCGCGTCGTCCTCGGGCCAAATTTAGAGCACTTCGCGGAGGGGGGCATTGAGACCTTCTTGGGTTCATCCTATGAGGTGACTCCCGAGAGCGACAGGATGGGCTACCGCCTGGACGGGCTGGTCATAGAACATTCCCCGAAGGGCGCCGACATCGTCACGGAGCCCCTGGTGCCTGGAACGGTTCAGGTTCCCGCGAACGGAAAGCCGATAGTGATGATGCGCGATGCCCAGACCACCGGCGGCTACGCGAAGATAGCCGTCGTTTCAACGGCAGATTTACCCATCGTTGCACAGAGCCGGCCGGGGGAGAGGCTGAGGTTTGAGGCGGTGAGCGTCGATGAAGCCCGGGAGCTTCTGATCAGGCGCGAGAAAACCTTAAGGGCAATCAAGGGCTTCCTTGACGGCAAAATGCGTGCCTATAGGATAAGAACGGGGGGAGAAGAGCTGATTGCGTTCACAAAAGTGGAAAAAGAATGA
- a CDS encoding UPF0179 family protein has protein sequence MAIITLVGEKLARPGVEFIYYGPAEPCKTCKLAGVCVGNLEPGRRYKILRVRSMPSHSCPLHEGKVRVVEVVEPSIEVAIEPRLAIAGSVIKLKFEECNDPEKAELFSPEGLFEGDHVKIIEILGDVECNGKTYKHVKVMRKKD, from the coding sequence ATGGCAATAATCACGTTAGTTGGGGAAAAGCTGGCAAGACCCGGGGTTGAATTCATATATTACGGCCCGGCAGAACCGTGCAAGACGTGCAAGCTCGCAGGAGTCTGCGTCGGAAACCTCGAACCCGGCAGGAGATACAAAATCCTCCGCGTTAGGAGCATGCCCTCACACTCCTGTCCGCTTCACGAGGGCAAGGTTCGCGTCGTCGAGGTCGTCGAGCCCAGCATCGAAGTAGCGATAGAGCCCAGGCTGGCGATAGCGGGCTCGGTAATAAAGCTCAAGTTCGAGGAGTGCAACGACCCAGAGAAGGCAGAGCTTTTCAGCCCCGAGGGCCTCTTCGAGGGCGACCACGTAAAGATAATAGAAATCCTCGGCGACGTCGAGTGCAACGGCAAGACCTACAAGCACGTCAAGGTCATGCGCAAGAAGGACTGA
- a CDS encoding NAD(P)-dependent glycerol-1-phosphate dehydrogenase encodes MQLPREVLLGEDLKGEVVNVAERLGLGRKALVLYGKHTKKIAGREVEENLSGEYEVDGLTVKGATMEEVNRTLDEIRDGGFDWLIAVGGGSIIDVAKLASFKAGVPFISFPTTASHDGIASANASIKDIGAKTSVKAVPPIAVVADVEVIKTAPYRYLAAGVGDMISNLTAVKDWQLAHRIKGEYYSEYAASLSLMSAKMVIKNADIIRLGNEESVRKVVKGLISCGVAMSIAGSSRPASGAEHLFSHALDAIAPKPALHGEQVGVGTIIMAYLHGLKWERIRETLKKVGAPTNAYELGIDPEYIIEALTIAHTIRPERYTILGKDGLTREAAEKAAKITGVI; translated from the coding sequence ATGCAGCTCCCGCGGGAGGTTTTGCTCGGCGAGGATCTCAAGGGAGAAGTTGTGAACGTCGCGGAGAGGCTCGGTCTGGGAAGAAAAGCGCTCGTGCTCTACGGGAAACACACAAAAAAGATAGCGGGCAGAGAGGTCGAGGAGAACCTCTCGGGGGAGTACGAGGTGGATGGCCTCACCGTTAAAGGCGCGACGATGGAGGAGGTAAACCGGACCCTCGATGAAATCCGGGACGGCGGATTTGACTGGCTCATAGCCGTCGGCGGCGGGAGTATAATCGACGTCGCCAAGCTCGCCTCTTTCAAAGCGGGAGTTCCCTTCATCAGCTTTCCAACCACCGCCTCGCACGACGGCATAGCGAGCGCCAACGCTTCGATAAAGGACATCGGAGCAAAGACTTCGGTTAAAGCGGTGCCCCCCATAGCCGTCGTGGCGGACGTCGAGGTCATAAAAACCGCCCCCTACCGCTACCTAGCCGCTGGAGTGGGGGACATGATAAGCAATCTGACCGCTGTGAAGGACTGGCAGCTAGCCCACAGGATAAAGGGCGAGTACTACAGCGAGTACGCGGCCTCGCTGAGCCTGATGAGCGCCAAGATGGTGATAAAAAACGCGGACATAATACGCCTCGGCAATGAGGAGAGTGTGAGGAAGGTTGTGAAGGGTCTCATCTCGTGCGGTGTGGCCATGAGCATAGCGGGCTCTTCGAGACCTGCAAGCGGCGCGGAGCACCTCTTCAGCCACGCTCTCGATGCCATAGCGCCGAAACCGGCCCTGCACGGCGAGCAGGTCGGCGTTGGGACGATAATAATGGCCTACCTCCATGGGCTTAAGTGGGAGAGGATTAGGGAAACCTTAAAGAAGGTCGGGGCGCCAACTAACGCATACGAGCTTGGGATCGACCCGGAGTACATAATCGAGGCCCTCACGATTGCCCACACGATAAGGCCCGAGAGGTATACGATCCTCGGGAAGGACGGTCTCACGCGAGAGGCAGCCGAGAAGGCCGCTAAAATCACCGGAGTCATCTGA
- a CDS encoding DUF63 family protein, translating to MGLYEFFYEYFIRPIQENQGYNPVNTVVYAIILGIAVLLLYRMLKRMEIRVDGRFFKALIPYIILGPLMRSMTDVGVLPRTYLTVSPGGYFVIAAFAIASLYIVWRHVGPGERLYPLYRDFGWVLVGGLLFLLAINLDKVSFNWEVFKYFIPALVIAEGAVWLLAKKVKVIDDNSALFYTHFYDATTTFVGIQFLGYWEQHVLARWLIDAFGTAAVMYLEKFLILLPVVWILDRWMADEDPDLINFVKLTVFILGFGPGTRNLLIMLMGG from the coding sequence ATGGGGCTCTACGAGTTCTTTTACGAGTACTTCATCAGGCCCATACAGGAGAACCAGGGTTACAACCCCGTGAATACGGTTGTCTACGCCATAATCCTGGGCATAGCGGTCCTGCTGCTGTACAGGATGCTCAAGCGAATGGAAATCCGGGTTGATGGCCGCTTCTTCAAGGCGCTCATTCCGTATATAATTCTTGGACCGCTGATGAGGAGCATGACGGACGTTGGAGTCCTCCCCAGAACGTACCTTACCGTGAGCCCCGGCGGCTACTTTGTCATAGCGGCCTTTGCGATAGCCTCCCTGTACATTGTCTGGAGGCACGTCGGGCCGGGCGAGAGGCTCTACCCGCTCTACCGTGACTTCGGCTGGGTGCTGGTGGGGGGACTGCTCTTCCTGCTCGCCATAAACCTCGACAAGGTCAGCTTCAACTGGGAGGTTTTCAAGTACTTCATCCCCGCCCTGGTTATAGCGGAGGGGGCGGTATGGCTGCTCGCGAAGAAGGTCAAGGTTATCGACGACAACAGCGCCCTCTTCTACACCCATTTCTACGACGCGACCACCACGTTCGTTGGAATTCAGTTCCTTGGCTACTGGGAGCAGCACGTTCTCGCGAGGTGGCTCATAGATGCCTTCGGAACGGCGGCGGTCATGTACCTTGAAAAGTTCCTCATTCTCCTTCCGGTGGTCTGGATACTCGACAGGTGGATGGCGGACGAGGACCCGGATCTGATAAACTTCGTGAAGCTGACGGTGTTCATCCTCGGCTTCGGGCCGGGAACGAGAAACCTGCTGATAATGCTGATGGGTGGTTGA
- a CDS encoding bifunctional fructose-bisphosphatase/inositol-phosphate phosphatase — protein sequence MEIAWNEVALEMAREVEKVVMPLFGTPEAGKTVGTNVSGDVTKYVDKVAEDVVIGRLEPLGVNLVSEEIGFIDNGSDYTVVVDPIDGSYNFAAGIPIFAFSFAVFKGKKPVYGAIYEFVPKHFYEAVPGKGAFMNGRRITVRKPERGKEALSFYTRGRCTGLIKRVKRVRVLGAIAVELTYLAKGALDGVLDIRNYVRPTDIAAGALIAKEAGAIVTDETGRELEIHLSATEQTNIIAVNDRYLLDMIMEELENGR from the coding sequence ATGGAGATAGCGTGGAACGAAGTGGCCCTTGAGATGGCTCGAGAGGTTGAGAAGGTTGTGATGCCCCTCTTCGGAACCCCCGAGGCAGGGAAGACCGTGGGGACGAACGTGAGCGGGGACGTGACGAAATACGTTGACAAGGTCGCGGAGGACGTGGTCATCGGCCGTCTCGAGCCTCTGGGCGTCAACCTGGTGAGCGAGGAGATAGGCTTCATAGACAACGGGAGCGACTATACCGTTGTGGTTGATCCCATAGACGGTTCCTACAACTTCGCCGCGGGAATACCGATATTCGCCTTCAGCTTTGCGGTTTTCAAGGGGAAAAAGCCAGTTTACGGGGCCATCTACGAATTCGTGCCGAAGCACTTCTACGAAGCTGTGCCGGGAAAGGGTGCGTTCATGAACGGCAGGCGGATAACGGTCAGGAAGCCAGAGCGCGGGAAAGAGGCCCTGAGCTTCTACACGCGCGGAAGGTGTACCGGACTGATAAAGAGGGTCAAACGCGTTCGCGTCCTCGGGGCGATAGCCGTTGAGCTTACCTACCTGGCAAAGGGGGCCCTCGATGGCGTTCTGGATATCCGGAACTACGTCCGCCCGACGGATATAGCCGCCGGTGCGCTGATAGCGAAGGAGGCGGGGGCCATCGTGACCGACGAGACCGGTAGGGAGCTGGAGATACACCTGAGCGCGACCGAACAGACGAACATAATAGCCGTGAACGACCGCTACCTGCTCGACATGATAATGGAGGAGCTGGAAAATGGGCGTTGA
- a CDS encoding rhomboid family intramembrane serine protease, with amino-acid sequence MGVERYFYRYGKATFTLFLINVAVYVIEVILSGNPLSIGIEVLARLGQWNYAVLYLNYWWQLLSAMFVHVGILHIGFNMYFLLMMGRQLEGILGPKRLVMVYLVSGLAGNLLTLLLLPLNSVSAGASGALFGIVGALILITGVVGGNMQGALINAFVLFLINSLLPSVNIYAHLGGLVVGMAIGYYYGKRIKRHLMARMYGYGW; translated from the coding sequence ATGGGCGTTGAGAGATATTTCTACCGCTACGGAAAGGCGACGTTCACGCTGTTCCTGATAAACGTGGCTGTTTATGTGATCGAGGTAATCCTCAGCGGAAACCCGCTCAGCATAGGCATCGAGGTCTTGGCAAGGCTCGGCCAGTGGAACTACGCGGTTCTTTACCTCAACTACTGGTGGCAGCTCCTCAGCGCGATGTTCGTGCACGTCGGCATACTCCACATAGGCTTCAACATGTACTTCCTCCTGATGATGGGCAGGCAGCTCGAGGGCATACTCGGGCCGAAGAGGCTCGTCATGGTTTACCTCGTCTCGGGCCTTGCCGGGAACCTTCTGACGCTTCTCCTGTTGCCCCTTAACTCGGTCAGCGCCGGCGCGAGTGGGGCGCTCTTCGGCATAGTCGGGGCGCTGATACTCATAACCGGAGTCGTCGGTGGCAACATGCAGGGGGCGTTAATAAACGCCTTCGTGCTCTTCCTGATAAACAGCCTCCTGCCGAGCGTTAACATCTACGCCCACCTCGGCGGGCTCGTCGTCGGAATGGCCATTGGCTACTACTACGGCAAACGGATTAAGAGACACCTGATGGCGAGGATGTATGGGTACGGGTGGTGA
- a CDS encoding helicase C-terminal domain-containing protein — MTDYFPYKNLRPNQRDFIELVSKAVENGENVIIEAPTGFGKTVSVLAGVLPHAKEMGYKVLYLARTHRQMDRVIEELKAISRKSPVSGVELRSRKDLCLHTYLTQFTSDAYTAMVVCKNLKKMGKCEFYENEKKKKAEFDELVRFFLGEPSHPAEILDYSQTLELCPYDLTKRIAEKADVIVASYLYLLSPTIRENFISSLDLDYSDMIVVFDEAHNLPDQAISALSDKISINTINRAIKEADEYNEHEIANFLSILGRGLEILFQEKLGSKDIQETPIQPELVFSHVVEVLGLDTRWLVKTLNDMVAVGDSIREDRIEKGKPPRSYIGRVGEFLLLWLSLIGREDYLFLMSRDRGLSLELVALDPSKALSFIKDVQSAIFMSGTLTPLEAFRDVMGVENARLKKFPRMVKRENAQVLVAKDVSTRGDERSLQVYRKMVDYIVEAARIIPKNVGVFAASYEVLQGLLSANLQVRLEETGKAVFIEKQGVSSAENDLMVAQFKAHARGNGAVLLGVMGGRNSEGQDYSGDEMNGVVLVGIPYARPTPRVQARIRYFERKFPEKGRYYGYYLPAHRKLVQAAGRVHRSAEEKGSIVVLDYRLLWRGIKKDLPDWMVETVRPVDLGRMRLYLKRFWENGERFKKAPRKV; from the coding sequence ATGACCGACTACTTTCCATACAAAAACCTGCGACCGAACCAGCGCGATTTCATAGAACTGGTCTCAAAGGCAGTTGAAAACGGAGAGAACGTCATCATCGAGGCACCCACAGGATTCGGAAAGACCGTGAGCGTCCTGGCGGGAGTACTCCCCCACGCCAAGGAAATGGGCTACAAGGTGCTCTACCTGGCCAGAACACACAGGCAGATGGACAGGGTCATAGAGGAGCTGAAGGCAATAAGCAGGAAGAGCCCCGTTTCCGGCGTTGAGCTCAGGAGCAGGAAGGACCTCTGCCTGCACACGTACCTCACCCAGTTCACGAGCGACGCATACACCGCAATGGTCGTCTGCAAGAACCTCAAGAAGATGGGCAAGTGCGAGTTCTACGAGAACGAAAAGAAGAAAAAGGCGGAGTTCGACGAGCTGGTGCGCTTCTTCCTCGGGGAGCCGAGTCACCCCGCGGAGATACTCGACTACTCCCAGACCCTGGAGCTGTGCCCCTACGATTTAACCAAGAGGATAGCGGAGAAGGCCGACGTGATAGTCGCCAGCTACCTCTATCTCCTCAGCCCCACCATACGTGAGAACTTCATAAGCTCCCTGGACCTCGATTACTCCGACATGATAGTCGTCTTTGACGAGGCCCACAACCTTCCGGATCAGGCGATTTCGGCACTCAGCGATAAAATAAGCATAAACACAATTAACAGGGCAATAAAAGAGGCCGACGAATACAACGAGCACGAGATAGCAAACTTCCTGAGCATCCTGGGCCGGGGACTGGAGATACTGTTCCAGGAGAAGCTTGGGAGCAAGGACATCCAGGAGACCCCGATCCAGCCGGAGCTGGTGTTCTCTCACGTTGTCGAGGTTCTTGGATTGGACACGAGGTGGCTCGTCAAGACACTCAACGACATGGTGGCGGTCGGGGATTCGATAAGGGAGGACAGAATAGAGAAGGGCAAGCCGCCCCGCTCCTACATCGGCCGCGTCGGCGAGTTCCTTCTCCTGTGGCTCTCCCTCATCGGAAGGGAGGACTACCTGTTCCTCATGAGCAGGGACAGGGGCCTGAGCCTCGAGCTCGTTGCCCTCGACCCATCCAAGGCCCTGAGCTTCATAAAGGACGTCCAGAGCGCGATATTCATGTCCGGAACTCTCACCCCGCTTGAGGCCTTCCGCGATGTCATGGGCGTGGAGAACGCCCGCCTGAAGAAGTTCCCGAGGATGGTAAAGCGCGAGAACGCCCAGGTTCTGGTGGCCAAAGACGTCTCGACTAGGGGCGATGAGCGCTCGCTCCAGGTTTACAGGAAGATGGTGGACTACATAGTGGAAGCGGCGAGGATAATCCCGAAGAACGTCGGGGTTTTCGCGGCATCCTACGAGGTTCTCCAGGGCCTTCTATCGGCGAACCTCCAGGTTAGGCTGGAGGAGACGGGAAAAGCGGTCTTCATCGAGAAGCAGGGTGTCTCTTCGGCCGAGAACGACCTCATGGTCGCCCAGTTCAAGGCCCACGCGAGGGGCAACGGGGCGGTCCTGCTCGGCGTGATGGGCGGCAGGAACAGCGAGGGACAGGACTACAGCGGGGATGAAATGAACGGCGTGGTGCTCGTCGGAATCCCCTACGCGAGGCCAACGCCGAGGGTTCAGGCCAGGATAAGGTACTTCGAACGCAAGTTCCCGGAGAAGGGCAGGTACTACGGCTACTACCTGCCGGCTCACAGAAAGCTCGTCCAGGCGGCGGGAAGGGTGCACCGTTCGGCGGAGGAGAAGGGTTCAATAGTGGTCCTCGACTACCGCCTGCTCTGGAGAGGGATAAAGAAAGACCTGCCGGACTGGATGGTGGAAACGGTGAGACCCGTTGATCTGGGGAGGATGAGACTCTACCTCAAGAGGTTCTGGGAAAATGGCGAAAGATTTAAAAAGGCCCCCCGAAAGGTATAA